A portion of the Bufo gargarizans isolate SCDJY-AF-19 chromosome 7, ASM1485885v1, whole genome shotgun sequence genome contains these proteins:
- the LOC122944149 gene encoding CARD- and ANK-domain containing inflammasome adapter protein-like, with translation MSAASSVLFPLIPPQGQFKNPYAVDVLKTKKEELIEGIKNPEELINLLVDHGIFSTDKKMVMSYYRTRTEKNSRLVDILLSKGERACRLFFYPCLKQIEPSLYNSIKSYVNHVNNAVGDGRRQLVGYLLERDKEENRGPVNEPPEKIPRKENLPKTVKKETQKPSVKVKEKKSPPPETPRQKVGQQSTVGVFDAVMKGDLSTLEAILKGSNVNAVNSSGETLLHVAASNGHVPVIEFLLSKGAKVDAKDKKRRTPLHRAAENGHIEAARVLLQAGANMYSLDSDSQSPLHLAAQNNHHHLVKLLLQEEGKRYKNRTNFLHQETSKDNSRLVEILLKNGASVDGMDEKKRTALYHAVSGGHEATVKVLLEAGATIDPSIIDVAFSTNNEYIFGLLLQYSKGLSPDTMISAMFKAVKLNLFGIIKALIDKGTDVNARNDIQYTPLLLAAELGKSETAQALIEKGAQVSDRTPNLNTALHLSVQAGDVSTTNLLLRKGINVNITGPGEQTPLHVAAYHNRPDLSDILLAAGANVNAVTKESVTPLHLASQRNNVDVARNLIEHKANVNAKDKHSKTPLHMATEGGGLPLVQLLLNSKADPNVPDKEKKTPLHLAAIGGNSEVVSALLNSGARCGVKDMDGCTPIHYAIISGNVDVVKSLLTAGKNKNLEDKNVWRKTPLHLAAEHGHSDIIHLLLTNGAAIDPLDSNRDTPLHCACRAGHLSSVQTLVGWTQGQKANLQATNSLKKTPLQVAEAESTDGHQQVATLLKKKMLIIK, from the coding sequence ATGAGTGCTGCAAGTTCGGTGTTGTTCCCGCTTATTCCCCCCCAGGGGCAGTTTAAAAACCCTTACGCTGTAGATGTGCTGAAGACCAAGAAAGAGGAGCTCATCGAAGGTATCAAAAACCCAGAAGAACTCATCAACCTTCTGGTCGACCATGGAATCTTCTCTACAGATAAGAAAATGGTGATGTCCTACTACAGGACAAGGACTGAGAAGAATTCCCGGCTGGTAGACATCTTGTTGTCTAAAGGTGAGAGGGCTTGTCGCCTCTTCTTCTACCCTTGTCTGAAGCAGATAGAACCCAGTTTATACAACAGCATCAAAAGTTACGTCAACCATGTTAACAACGCAGTGGGAGATGGGAGAAGACAACTGGTGGGATATCTACTGGAGAGGGATAAGGAGGAAAATCGAGGTCCCGTCAATGAACCACCAGAAAAAATTCCCCGGAAGGAGAATTTGCCCAAGACAGTTAAAAAAGAGACTCAAAAACCAAGTGTCAAAGTCAAGGAGAAGAAGAGTCCTCCACCAGAGACTCCGAGACAGAAGGTGGGTCAACAGTCAACTGTTGGGGTCTTTGATGCTGTCATGAAGGGCGACCTCTCCACATTGGAGGCAATTCTCAAGGGTTCAAATGTAAATGCTGTAAATTCCTCTGGAGAAACGCTGTTACACGTAGCTGCTTCTAATGGACACGTCCCGGTCATTGAATTCTTGCTTTCGAAAGGGGCCAAAGTAGACGCCAAGGATAAAAAACGGAGGACGCCTCTGCACCGAGCAGCAGAGAATGGGCACATAGAGGCTGCAAGGGTTTTACTCCAAGCTGGGGCAAACATGTACTCCCTGGACagtgactctcaatctcctctacACTTAGCAGCTCAGAACAATCACCACCATCTGGTAAAACTCCTCCTCCAAGAAGAAGGGAAACGCTATAAAAATCGAACCAACTTTTTACACCAGGAGACTTCCAAGGACAATAGTCGTTTGGTGGAGATTCTTCTAAAGAATGGTGCCAGTGTGGACGGTATGGATGAAAAGAAGCGAACCGCCTTATACCACGCGGTGTCGGGCGGCCACGAAGCGACAGTCAAAGTGTTACTGGAAGCTGGCGCTACTATTGACCCCAGCATTATAGACGTGGCCTTCAGTACCAATAACGAATACATTTTCGGTCTCCTTCTACAATATTCCAAGGGGCTCTCCCCCGACACCATGATCTCCGCCATGTTCAAAGCCGTCAAGCTGAACCTTTTTGGAATAATCAAGGCTTTAATTGACAAAGGCACCGATGTGAATGCAAGGAACGACATCCAGTACACACCTCTTCTGCTGGCGGCAGAGCTGGGCAAGTCGGAGACGGCACAGGCGCTTATCGAGAAAGGAGCGCAGGTGAGTGACCGGACGCCAAATCTGAACACAGCATTGCATCTGTCTGTTCAAGCAGGAGATGTTTCCACCACAAATCTGCTGCTCCGGAAGGGAATTAATGTGAATATTACAGGTCCGGGAGAGCAAACCCCACTTCACGTGGCAGCCTACCACAACAGACCGGACCTGAGTGATATCTTACTTGCAGCCGGTGCAAATGTGAACGCTGTCACCAAGGAATCGGTGACTCCTTTGCACCTTGCCAGCCAGAGGAACAATGTTGACGTTGCCCGGAATCTCATAGAGCACAAAGCCAACGTGAACGCCAAAGACAAGCATTCAAAGACGCCCTTACATATGGCGACAGAAGGAGGGGGGCTTCCTCTGGTGCAATTACTCCTCAATAGCAAAGCAGACCCCAATGTCCCAGATAAGGAAAAGAAGACCCCGCTCCACCTTGCAGCCATTGGGGGAAACTCCGAGGTGGTGTCAGCCTTACTCAATAGCGGGGCCAGGTGTGGTGTGAAGGACATGGACGGTTGTACCCCCATCCACTACGCCATCATCTCCGGAAACGTGGACGTTGTCAAATCTTTGCTGACAGCTGGGAAAAATAAAAACCTAGAAGATAAAAATGTCTGGAGGAAAACGCCCCTGCACCTCGCGGCTGAGCATGGACATAGTGACATCATCCACCTGCTTCTAACCAATGGGGCGGCCATAGACCCCCTGGATAGTAACCGTGACACCCCACTGCACTGCGCCTGTAGAGCGGGTCACCTGAGCTCTGTGCAGACCCTTGTGGGCTGGACCCAGGGCCAAAAAGCCAATTTACAGGCCACCAACAGTCTGAAGAAGACCCCACTTCAAGTGGCAGAAGCTGAAAGCACCGAcggtcaccagcaggtggcgacaCTCCTGAAAAAGAAAATGCTGATCATTAAATAG
- the LOC122943381 gene encoding uncharacterized protein LOC122943381, whose amino-acid sequence MARNEEKQLGRLNRLWLQKEKEEGRVREISGERPRLSALHTAADVRKWIPSIKNEMEYYLEQSQLIHYSDRKIEEFQEKLEALKKEYQKYLWKLRRLDPSCKEHPWKPRGYTRKRTADGKVPSWVTSGGRPGDALISTPILSDSINTELSDPEEDDESSSWIRGREAAVPDLGRVNPQGQDAPLQFSNVRSHPKHVWLRSSYNTGDDSANKLKDILRSTQPMQKETSAAGNSMEDRTENQAAGSKSKGILGLDCYSSSEEDD is encoded by the exons ATGGCGAGAAACGAGGAGAAGCAGCTGGGAAGACTGAACCGCCTGTGGCTGCAGAAGGAGAAGGAAG AGGGACGCGTGAGAGAGATCTCCGGGGAGCGGCCGCGTCTG TCAGCTCTGCACACCGCCGCCGATGTCCGGAAATGGATCCCAAGCATCAAGAATGAGATGGAGTATTACCTGGAG CAATCTCAGCTGATTCACTATTCAGACAGAAAGATTGAAGAATTCCAAGAGAAGCTCGAAGCCCTGAAGAAGGAGTATCAGAAATATCTGTGGAAGTTACGCCGCTTGGATCCGTCCTGCAAGGAGCACCCATGGAAACCGCGAGGATACACAAGGAAGAGGACGGCCGACGGGAAGGTGCCATCATGGGTGACATCAG GTGGACGGCCCGGTGATGCGCTGATCTCTACCCCCATCCTGTCTGACAGCATCAATACTGAGCTCAGTGACccggaggaggatgatgagagtAGCTCTTGGATCAGAGGACGTGAAGCAGCCGTGCCGGACCTCGGCCGCGTCAATCCTCAAGGTCAGGATGCTCCTCTACAGTTCAGTAACGTGAGGTCTCACCCCAAGCACGTCTGGCTGCGCTCGTCCTATAACACAGGGGACGACAGTGCCAATAAACTTAAAGACATTCTCCGGTCTACCCAGCCAATGCAAAAGGAAACcagtgctgcagggaacagcaTGGAGGACAGGACTGAGAATCAAGCTGCTGGATCAAAGAGCAAAGGGATCCTGGGGTTAGACTGTTACTCGTCTTCTGAGGAGGATGATTGA